CGAGGGCGGCGGCGCACAGGCCGGCCGTCCAGGTGGGATTGGGTGGGCGCTGTTTCATTCGATGCGGCTGTCGATGCGGTTGCCGTTGTTGTCCACGCCGACCAGGCGCAGCACGCCGGCCGGGCGGGTGGCGAAGTCGAACGAGAACACCGGGTTCTCGCTCACCGGCTCGAAGGTCTGCAGCCGCAGCAGCTCGCGGTCGTTGCCGTCGCGCAGCGTCAGCCGGCTGAGGTAGAAGGCCGGGATGCCGCCGACCAGGCCGGTGTCCATCGGGTGCATCACGCGCAGCCGCACGCGCGTCGGTGCCAGCGCCTGGGTGACTGCGCTGGGCTCGGCCTTGTCGACCGCCGGGCTGCTGTCGAACACCCGCGCGCTGACGATGCCCAGCGTCTGCGACCAGCTGCCGTCCTTGCGCGTCGCACCCGACGCCGTGCAGCCGCCGCCCGACGAATCGACCCACGCGCCGCCCACATGCCAGCGCCCGTCGGCCGTTCGCACCGCCGCCCGCACGGGGCTGGCCTGTTCGAGCTTGAAACGGAACGCCACCCGCGGCAGCGCGCCCATCGGCTGGTACTCGAGCACCTTGCGGATCGGGTTGCGGTCGACCAGCACGACGATGCGCTGGATCTGGTCGAGCCCCTCGACCGACACCGAGATCGGCACGTTCATCGGGTCTTCGGCAAACGCCGGGCCGCTGACCTTGACGCGCGGGTCGAACACCACCGGCTCGCCGCCGAGGAACTCGCGCCGCATGTCGACCCAGGGGTGCGACTGGTAGGGATCGCCTTCGAAGGGGTCGGCGGTGGCGATCGTCGGCGTCGCCGTGGCCGCCGCGGCCGGGCCGATGCTGGCGAGCAGCAGCGTTGCAACCAGCGCGGCGCGACGAGACAGGGGTGTCATGGGCAGGTGTCCTTGGGTGGCGACGTCGGGGCGTCAGAACTTGCGCAGATAGCGCAGCGACACGAGGTGGTTGCGCCCGGGTGCCGTCTCGAAGTAGCGCTGGTTGGCCTCGGCCACGATCACGCTGCCGGCGTAGCGGCGATCGGCCAGGTTGTCGACACGCGCCAGCAGTTCGACCTTGGCCTCGCTGCCGATGTCCCAGGCGTGCAGATAACGCAGGTTCGCGATGCCCCAGCCGGCCGCGAAGCCGCCGCCCGGTGTGCCGGGGGCGTCCTGATTCGCATCGTTCAAGGCGGTGCGGCCCTGGGCGCGCACCTCCAGGCCCCATTCGCCGCCCGGCCAGGTCTTCCAGGCGATCTCGGCAAACAGGCTGGCGGGCTGGGTGCCGGCGATCTGGTTGCCGTCGATGGGGGCGCTGCGGTAGCTCGCGTCCAGCACGGTCAGCGCGAGTTGGCCGCGCAGCGTCGGGCTGTGACGCCAGCGCTGCGACAGCTCGAGCCCCTGCCGCAGCGTCCGGCCGACGTTCTTGAAGGTGCCGCGGCCGTTGACATTGGCGTTGACGCCGATCTCGTTGTCGGTGCTGATGCGGAACACCGCCGCGTCGATCGCGTAGTCGGGCGTCGGCCGCCACTTGGCGCCGAGTTCGATCTGGCGGCTGGTCTGGGCCTGCAGGGTGTCGTTGAAGCCGGTGGCGCCGTCCGGGCGATAGGCGACTTCGCCCAGCGTGGGCGATTCGTAGCCGCGCGAGGCGCTGGCGTGCAGCGTCAGCGTCGGGGCCGCCTGCCAGCGCAGGCCGAGCACCGGGTTGGTGTAGCGGAAGCTCAGCGAGCCGCTGTCGTCCGGGTTGGTCGGGTTCGTCGGCGGATTGACGTAATGGTCGGTGTTCGACAGCTCGACCTGACCGGTGCGGACGCCGGCGATCAGCTGCCACTGCTCGGCCAGCGGCTGTTCGAGCTGGGCGTAGGCCTCGCGGGTGGTGGCGCGGTTGGTCTCGTCGCGGCGCAGGTCGCCGACCACGCCCAGATCGGTGGCGCTTCTGTAGTTCTCGTAGCCCTTGCGGGCGTCGCGCAGGCGCTCGACGTTGACGCCGGTGACCAGATCGGCCTCGCCTAGACGCCAGCTCAGACGTCCGTCGACGCCGGCGTAGTCGCGGTCGAAGTCGATCACGCCGCCGGCACTGTTCGGGTTAGGCGGGGTGGTACTGCCTGGGTCAGCGGTGATCAGCTGGTTCGCGCGCGGCGTCGACAGCATCTGGAACACCGAACGCCGACCCAGGTAGCCGCTGACCTGGGTCGACTGCAAGGCGCTGTCGCCGCCCAGCTGGTGCTGCCAGCTCAGGCCGGCCTGGGTCTGGTCGATGGTCTTGCGGGTCCTGAAGTTGGTCGCCGCGAGAGCCGTCTGGTCGGGGTTCTGGCTGAACAGAGCGCGGTTCAGGCCGAGCGGGTCGTTGGCGCGCTGGTGCTGGTCGCTGATCGCGAGCGTGACGTGGTCGTCCTCGCCGACCCAGGCCAGGCGGATGTTGGCCAGCCGGCGGTCGGCATCGCTGTTCGGGCGAAAGCCGTCGATGTCGAAATTGCTGAAGTTGGCGGCGATCGAAAAACCGCCGTCGAACGGCGACTCGACCGACACCCGCTGCTGGCGCAGGCCGAAGCTGCCGGCGTCGATGCCGACCTGGAAGTTGCGCTCGCGCACCGGCTTCGAATAGGCCGCGATCACGCCGCCCGAGCTGTTGCCGTACAGCGCCGA
This portion of the Leptothrix cholodnii SP-6 genome encodes:
- a CDS encoding quinoprotein dehydrogenase-associated SoxYZ-like carrier: MTPLSRRAALVATLLLASIGPAAAATATPTIATADPFEGDPYQSHPWVDMRREFLGGEPVVFDPRVKVSGPAFAEDPMNVPISVSVEGLDQIQRIVVLVDRNPIRKVLEYQPMGALPRVAFRFKLEQASPVRAAVRTADGRWHVGGAWVDSSGGGCTASGATRKDGSWSQTLGIVSARVFDSSPAVDKAEPSAVTQALAPTRVRLRVMHPMDTGLVGGIPAFYLSRLTLRDGNDRELLRLQTFEPVSENPVFSFDFATRPAGVLRLVGVDNNGNRIDSRIE
- a CDS encoding TonB-dependent receptor family protein, coding for MTAASTSCFTSRPSALAAACLCALAALAAPASAQVGAGLEPVIITGSTREQKLVDAPYAINAVGAEALRSAGPMVNLSEALASVPGLVVANRNNYAQDLQISSRGFGARAGFGVRGMRLYADGIPATMPDGQGQVAHFDLAGADRVEVLRGPFSALYGNSSGGVIAAYSKPVRERNFQVGIDAGSFGLRQQRVSVESPFDGGFSIAANFSNFDIDGFRPNSDADRRLANIRLAWVGEDDHVTLAISDQHQRANDPLGLNRALFSQNPDQTALAATNFRTRKTIDQTQAGLSWQHQLGGDSALQSTQVSGYLGRRSVFQMLSTPRANQLITADPGSTTPPNPNSAGGVIDFDRDYAGVDGRLSWRLGEADLVTGVNVERLRDARKGYENYRSATDLGVVGDLRRDETNRATTREAYAQLEQPLAEQWQLIAGVRTGQVELSNTDHYVNPPTNPTNPDDSGSLSFRYTNPVLGLRWQAAPTLTLHASASRGYESPTLGEVAYRPDGATGFNDTLQAQTSRQIELGAKWRPTPDYAIDAAVFRISTDNEIGVNANVNGRGTFKNVGRTLRQGLELSQRWRHSPTLRGQLALTVLDASYRSAPIDGNQIAGTQPASLFAEIAWKTWPGGEWGLEVRAQGRTALNDANQDAPGTPGGGFAAGWGIANLRYLHAWDIGSEAKVELLARVDNLADRRYAGSVIVAEANQRYFETAPGRNHLVSLRYLRKF